The segment CTTTTGCTAATTGATCATAGCTTGAAGTACCTACTTCTTTCATGATTGGCGAGATAAGAATATCTTTTTCTGACAACAGATGCAGGCTATGTTGCATATTTTCTTGAGTATAGATATTTGTTAATTGATCTAATACAGAATCAAAGCCTTCGATTTGATTCTTACTCAACATAGGTGCCCCTACATCTACAGCAATAATGATATCAACACCCATTTCTTTTGCAATTTCAACCGGCAGATTATTGGTGACACCGCCATCAACTAATAATTGACCATCAATCATAGCAGGCGAGAATAATCCAGGTACTGCCATACTTGCATACATTGCATTTGCAAGATCACCCTGTGACAAAACAACACATTTCCCTGAAATCAGATCTGTCGCAACAGCTCTAAAGGGAATAGGCAAAGCATCAAAATCTTTTAAAGGTTCATGCACAATCGTTTCTTTTTTAAAGGCTTGGTATAATTTGTGTCCTTGCACAACCCCTTGTGGAAAACGAATGCTGCCATTTTTCAAACCAATCAACTGACGAATAAGAAACAAATCATCATCTCTTTTTCTTCGATAATAGAGATAATCCCTATCAATTTTATTGATCAGAATACTATCCCAAGCCACTGAGCTTAATATTTTTTCTATTTCAATAGCAGAATTACCAACGGCATATAAACCACCAACCACCGCGCCCATACTGGTACCCACAATCACATCAATGGGGATCTGCATTTCATCAATTTTTTTCAACACGCCAATATGAGCGCCCCCTTTTGCACCACCGCCACTTAATACAAGACCTATCTTAGGACGTGTATCGGTTGTTTGTGCAAAAGCACATGTCGATAAAACAATTGATAAAAATAATGTGATTAGTTTCATAACAAATAATAGCCATTATTAGAACAAAGCCAAAGAAGCTTAGTATATTGTCTTCTATTCTTATCTTAGAAATGTTTTCTCATCGATTTTGACCTGCAATCCATGATTTATTTTTTGCTAAGCAACAAACTCTTACAGAAAATCAATATATTAGTTTGCAATCTTAATTTATTTCATTTGCCTTTCAATCATAGCTATCAATCACACACTGCTTTTTCACCAACACAAGTTAATAAATAAACTAAAATCATGCATTAAAACTCAAACTAACTAACAAAATATAATTTAATGATATTTATATACTTATTTTCAATTATCTTTGGCTGTCCCGTAAAAACTTATAAACAGTTGTGAATATCACAAAAATAATTATGGGTGTCCTGTAAAAAATGTAAAAAAGGGTTGCAATAGGAAATCTAACTACTTTAGGATGCAAAGCCACATAATTTTGCACTGCATAATATATAGGCAGAGCGTTGTGTGTTTGTTAAATATAATAATATTAAAATAGGTATCCTATGAAAGTAACCAATAAATTTTCGCTATGCTTGATTTCCTTGCTTATGATGTTCTGCGTAAGTGCACATGCTAACGCACCTTATGTCCTAGGCGAAGTAGGCATTTATGGATTAGGCGAGAATAACAATCTATGGAAAAATATTTATGATAATGACACCAAGTTAAATGCACGTCTTGCTGCAGGTTATCTATGGGATGTTGCTAACAACACCAAAGCTGGTATTGAAACCGGATTTAATCTTAACCAAAGTAATAAAGTACGTTATGACGATCTCACCATAAAGTTCAAACGTCATAGTTTTGATTTATTGGGTGTGCTTGATTTCTATCCTACACAAAAATTTGATGTGTTTGCTAAAGTAGGTACTGCGTACACTAAAAATAAACTTTCTCTCCATTACTTAAATCTTAATGACTCTGTTTCTCACAGCACATTTGTACCTAAAGCTGTAATCGGTGCAGGTTATGATTTTAGCAAAGATCTTAACGTAAACCTTTCTTTATCTCATGAATTCAAGAAAAACAGCGACTCAGTATTCAGCGTAATTCCTTCTGCTAGCACTTTTATGCTCGGAATGAAATATAACTTTGTTGTATAGTTTCTCGTTAATCTCAGTGCTTTCTTATTACCTTGTGCTTATTACTAGGCGCAAGGTAATACTCTGCTAAAATCTCACCTTATTTCGTTTAAATTTCTAGCATGAAAACGCAAGTGTTCTTCAATAAAGCTCGCAATAAAGAAATAACCATGATCATAACCCTCTTGCCAATCGAGTCTTAATGCAACACCTGCTTGCTCACAAGCAGCTTGCAATAACGCAGGCTTGAGCTGCGTATCTAGGAAAGGATCTCGGCTTCCTTGCGTAATGAGTAGTTCTGATCCTCTCCATATATGCTTATGTATTAAGGCTGCAACATCGTAATTCTGCCACTTTCGCTGATCAGCTCCCAAATAGTAGGTTAAAGCTTTTTCACCCCAAGGACAACGCGATAAAGCGCAAATAGGGGCAAAAGCAGACACCGATCTAAAATAATCAGAATTTTTCAGCGCTATCATCAGTGCGCCGTGTCCACCCATAGAATGGCCCATAATCGCAGTCCGCTTAATATCCACTGGAAAATGCGTTCCAATCAAAGCTGGTAGCTCTTTTGCAACATAAGAATACATTCGATAGCCTTGAGACCAAGGCGCTTCTGTGGCATCCACGTAAAACCCTGCACCAAGCCCAACGTTCTCGATATCCGATTCTCCCTTGATGTTTAAGCCACGTGGACTGGTGTCAGGCGCTACTATCACCATGCCTAGCTCCGCCGCCACGCGTTGAGCCCCCGCCTTAATAATAAAGTTTTCTTCGGTACAACTTAAACCTGATAGCCAATACACAACCGGTACAGGCGCTACCGCAGCTTGTGATGGAATAAAGACAGCAAAACGCATTTTGCACTTTGTTTCTGTAGAAAGGTGACTACAGATTTTTTGCATGCCCCCAAAACATTTACTCTCGGATAGTATCGTTAGCATTTGAGGTATTCCATAATTAAAAGCGTACAACAGAGCGTATCGATTGCCCCGTCTTCATTAAATCAAAGGCTTTATTAATATCTTCTAATGGCATTTGATGGGTAATAAAATCATCAACAATGATTTTACCATCCATATACCAATCGACTATCTTGGGTACATCGGTACGTCCTCTTGCGCCACCAAAAGCAGAGCCTTGCCACACACGCCCTGTTACTAATTGAAAAGGTCGTGTTGAAATTTCCTTACCACTTTCAGCCACGCCAATAATGGTGCAAACACCCCAACCTTTATGGCAGATTTCAAGTGCTTGACGCATCAGATCAACATTCCCCACACATTCAAAACTGTAATCAGCGCCACCTTTGGTGAGATTCACTAAATAAGGCACCAAATCTCCCCCTACTTCAGTAGAGTTTACAAAATGCGTCATACCCAGCTTTTCTGCAAAGTGCTTACGTTTAGGATTAATATCCACACCTACAATCATATTGGCGCCCACAAGCCGTGCTGCTTGAATCACATTCAATCCCACACCACCCAATCCAAAGACAACCACATTAGCCCCTGCCTCAACTTTTGCTGTGTAAATGACAGCGCCAATACCCGTTGTAACACCACAACCAATGAGACACACTTTGTCTAAAGGTGCATCGGGGTGGATTTTTGCAAGCGCAATTTCTGGGAGCACAATATAATTCGCAAAGGTCGAAGTTCCCATATAATGCAGAATCTTTTCTCCACCAATACTGAATCGACTGCTTCCATCTGGCATTAACCCTTTGCCTTGCGTTGTGCGTATGGCTTGGCATAAGTTGGTTTTTTGAGAGAGACAATATTCACAAGCTCGACATTCCGGTGTATAAAGCGGAATAACGTGATCGCCGGCTTTGACGCTTGTCACACCCGCACCGACCTCTACTACAACACCTGCGCCTTCAT is part of the Candidatus Berkiella cookevillensis genome and harbors:
- the fghA gene encoding S-formylglutathione hydrolase, with the translated sequence MLTILSESKCFGGMQKICSHLSTETKCKMRFAVFIPSQAAVAPVPVVYWLSGLSCTEENFIIKAGAQRVAAELGMVIVAPDTSPRGLNIKGESDIENVGLGAGFYVDATEAPWSQGYRMYSYVAKELPALIGTHFPVDIKRTAIMGHSMGGHGALMIALKNSDYFRSVSAFAPICALSRCPWGEKALTYYLGADQRKWQNYDVAALIHKHIWRGSELLITQGSRDPFLDTQLKPALLQAACEQAGVALRLDWQEGYDHGYFFIASFIEEHLRFHARNLNEIR
- a CDS encoding outer membrane beta-barrel protein encodes the protein MKVTNKFSLCLISLLMMFCVSAHANAPYVLGEVGIYGLGENNNLWKNIYDNDTKLNARLAAGYLWDVANNTKAGIETGFNLNQSNKVRYDDLTIKFKRHSFDLLGVLDFYPTQKFDVFAKVGTAYTKNKLSLHYLNLNDSVSHSTFVPKAVIGAGYDFSKDLNVNLSLSHEFKKNSDSVFSVIPSASTFMLGMKYNFVV
- a CDS encoding S-(hydroxymethyl)glutathione dehydrogenase/class III alcohol dehydrogenase, encoding MKVKAAVAYKESAPLVIETVDLEGPRAGEVLVEIKATGVCHTDAYTLSGADPEGLFPAILGHEGAGVVVEVGAGVTSVKAGDHVIPLYTPECRACEYCLSQKTNLCQAIRTTQGKGLMPDGSSRFSIGGEKILHYMGTSTFANYIVLPEIALAKIHPDAPLDKVCLIGCGVTTGIGAVIYTAKVEAGANVVVFGLGGVGLNVIQAARLVGANMIVGVDINPKRKHFAEKLGMTHFVNSTEVGGDLVPYLVNLTKGGADYSFECVGNVDLMRQALEICHKGWGVCTIIGVAESGKEISTRPFQLVTGRVWQGSAFGGARGRTDVPKIVDWYMDGKIIVDDFITHQMPLEDINKAFDLMKTGQSIRSVVRF